Proteins encoded by one window of Actinomycetota bacterium:
- a CDS encoding DUF5679 domain-containing protein yields the protein MAETYEGYCVKCREKRKFEGEKKDLPNGRKAAQGLCPTCGTKVTRMLGKTA from the coding sequence ATGGCTGAAACGTACGAAGGCTACTGCGTGAAGTGCCGGGAGAAGCGCAAGTTCGAGGGTGAGAAGAAGGATCTGCCGAACGGCCGAAAAGCCGCGCAGGGCCTTTGCCCCACGTGTGGAACCAAGGTCACTCGCATGCTTGGCAAAACGGCTTAG